One genomic region from Enoplosus armatus isolate fEnoArm2 chromosome 17, fEnoArm2.hap1, whole genome shotgun sequence encodes:
- the prkar1aa gene encoding cAMP-dependent protein kinase type I-alpha regulatory subunit produces the protein MASSSTSSEEERSLRECEQYVQKHNIQQLLKDCIIQLCTARPDRPMAFLRDYFKRLEKEEALQMASQQKSSSRSDSREDEVSPPMNPVVRGRSRRGAISAEVYTEEDAASYVRKVIPKDYKSMAALAKAMEKNVLFAHLDDNERSDIFDAMFSVNYIAGETVIQQGDEGDNFYVIDQGEMDVYVNNEWVTNIGEGGSFGELALIYGTPRAASVRAKSNVKLWGIDRDSYRRILMGSTLRKRKMYEEFLSKVSILESLDKWERLTVADALETVQFEDGQKIVVQGEPGDEFFIILEGTAAVLQRRSEDEEFVEVGRLGPSDYFGEIALLMNRPRAATVVACGPLKCVKLDRPRFERVLGPCSDILKRNIEQYNSFVSLSV, from the exons ATGGCATCAAGCAGTACGAGCAGCGAGGAGGAGCGGAGCCTCCGAGAGTGTGAGCAGTATGTCCAGAAGCACAATATCCAGCAACTGCTCAAGGACTGCATCATACAGCTGTGCACGGCCCGGCCTGACCGGCCGATGGCCTTCCTCAGGGACTACTTCAAAAGACTGGAAAAG GAGGAGGCCCTGCAGATGGCTTCGCAGCAGAAGTCTAGCTCTCGGTCAGACTCCCGCGAGGACGAAGTTTCTCCACCTATGAACCCTGTTGTGAGGGGTCGGAGCCGGAGAGGAGCCATCAGTGCCGAGGTGTACACAGAGGAAGATGCTGCCTCCTATGTCAGAAAG GTCATCCCAAAAGACTACAAGAGCATGGCTGCCCTGGCCAAAGCCATGGAGAAGAACGTGCTGTTTGCCCACTTGGATGACAATGAGAGGAG TGACATTTTTGATGCAATGTTTTCTGTCAACTACATTGCTGGAGAAACAGTCATCCAACAAG GTGATGAGGGAGACAACTTCTACGTTATTGACCAGGGAGAGATGGAT GTGTATGTGAACAATGAATGGGTGACCAACATCGGTGAGGGAGGCAGTTTTGGGGAGCTGGCTTTGATCTATGGGACCCCTCGTGCAGCTTCTGTCCGGGCCAAGTCCAATGTCAAGCTGTGGGGCATCGACAGAGACAGCTACAGGAGAATATTGATG ggtAGCACTTTGAGAAAGCGCAAGATGTACGAAGAGTTCCTCAGCAAGGTGTCCATTTTAG AGTCTCTGGATAAATGGGAGCGCCTGACGGTGGCTGACGCCTTAGAGACGGTGCAGTTTGAGGATGGCCAGAAAATTGTGGTGCAGGGAGAGCCTGGCGATGAGTTCTTCATCATCCTGGAG GGGACAGCAGCGGTGCTTCAGAGGCGGTCAGAGGACGAGGAATTTGTGGAGGTTGGCAGACTCGGACCCTCAGATTACTTTG gtgaGATCGCCCTGTTGATGAACCGGCCCCGTGCTGCCACTGTTGTTGCATGCGGACCCCTCAAGTGTGTCAAACTGGACCGGCCAAGGTTCGAGCGAGTCCTGGGTCCCTGCTCTGACATCTTGAAGAGAAACATTGAGCAGTACAACAGCTTcgtttccctctctgtctga